The following proteins are co-located in the Vidua macroura isolate BioBank_ID:100142 chromosome 1, ASM2450914v1, whole genome shotgun sequence genome:
- the LOC128809820 gene encoding tRNA selenocysteine 1-associated protein 1-like isoform X3 yields the protein MGPQASFKGKDLMAKKRECLQAYSWWRTPQKKRKKKNKIKPGRIEFVPSSTNTTRPDYSIFVGELTPEVDDFQLYDYFLKRYPSCIDCKIATDLLGYSRLKAEFQRYQSYNYNDYYQDYQNYYSQWNYDPYADYNYSSYTPYDSMQAVGDCSLGDAVMAPAVFEEASAMTEINDDLITEDPQLYLDVDEMNRQFMETSEELYDALMNCHWQPLDTVTSDIPSAI from the exons ATGGGACCCCAGGCTTCTTTCAAGGGCAAG GACTTGAtggcaaaaaaaagagaatgtcTCCAGGCCTACAGCTGGTGGAGAACACCGCAGAAGAAAcggaagaaaaagaacaaaataaaaccaggaagAATAGAGTTTGTCCCTAGTAGTACTAACACAACCAG ACCAGATTATTCAATATTTGTTGGGGAGCTGACTCCAGAAGTAGATGATTTTCAGCTCTATGACTATTTCCTAAAGAGGTACCCTTCATGTATTGACTGCAAAATAGCAACAGACCTGCTGGGATATTCCAG ACTGAAAGCAGAATTCCAGCGGTACCAGTCATACAACTATAATGATTATTATCAAGATTATCAGAACTACTATTCACAGTGGAATTACGATCCTTATGCTGACTACAACTACAGCTCCTATACTCCCTATGATAGCATGCAAGCTGTTGGAGACTGCTCTTTAGGAGATGCTGTTATGGCTCCAGCTGTTTTTGAG gaagctTCAGCTATGACTGAAATCAATGATGACCTAATAACTGAAG atcCACAGCTGTACTTGGATGTTGATGAAATGAACAGACAATTTATGGAGACAAGTGAAGAACTCTATGATGCCCTCATGAATTGTCACTGGCAGCCTCTGGATACGGTCACTTCTGACATCCCCTCTGCTATTTAA
- the LOC128809820 gene encoding tRNA selenocysteine 1-associated protein 1-like isoform X1: protein MGPQASFKGKDLMAKKRECLQAYSWWRTPQKKRKKKNKIKPGRIEFVPSSTNTTRPDYSIFVGELTPEVDDFQLYDYFLKRYPSCIDCKIATDLLGYSRGYAFVRFGEQGDQMRALQDCQNAPGLGGKRIRLSIGISKRLKAEFQRYQSYNYNDYYQDYQNYYSQWNYDPYADYNYSSYTPYDSMQAVGDCSLGDAVMAPAVFEEASAMTEINDDLITEDPQLYLDVDEMNRQFMETSEELYDALMNCHWQPLDTVTSDIPSAI, encoded by the exons ATGGGACCCCAGGCTTCTTTCAAGGGCAAG GACTTGAtggcaaaaaaaagagaatgtcTCCAGGCCTACAGCTGGTGGAGAACACCGCAGAAGAAAcggaagaaaaagaacaaaataaaaccaggaagAATAGAGTTTGTCCCTAGTAGTACTAACACAACCAG ACCAGATTATTCAATATTTGTTGGGGAGCTGACTCCAGAAGTAGATGATTTTCAGCTCTATGACTATTTCCTAAAGAGGTACCCTTCATGTATTGACTGCAAAATAGCAACAGACCTGCTGGGATATTCCAG AGGGTATGCCTTTGTCAGATTTGGTGAGCAAGGTGATCAGATGAGGGCACTGCAAGACTGCCAGAATGCACCGGGTCTGGGGGGAAAACGAATCCGGCTGAGCATAGGAATTTCTAAAAG ACTGAAAGCAGAATTCCAGCGGTACCAGTCATACAACTATAATGATTATTATCAAGATTATCAGAACTACTATTCACAGTGGAATTACGATCCTTATGCTGACTACAACTACAGCTCCTATACTCCCTATGATAGCATGCAAGCTGTTGGAGACTGCTCTTTAGGAGATGCTGTTATGGCTCCAGCTGTTTTTGAG gaagctTCAGCTATGACTGAAATCAATGATGACCTAATAACTGAAG atcCACAGCTGTACTTGGATGTTGATGAAATGAACAGACAATTTATGGAGACAAGTGAAGAACTCTATGATGCCCTCATGAATTGTCACTGGCAGCCTCTGGATACGGTCACTTCTGACATCCCCTCTGCTATTTAA
- the LOC128809820 gene encoding tRNA selenocysteine 1-associated protein 1-like isoform X2 has translation MASQDLMAKKRECLQAYSWWRTPQKKRKKKNKIKPGRIEFVPSSTNTTRPDYSIFVGELTPEVDDFQLYDYFLKRYPSCIDCKIATDLLGYSRGYAFVRFGEQGDQMRALQDCQNAPGLGGKRIRLSIGISKRLKAEFQRYQSYNYNDYYQDYQNYYSQWNYDPYADYNYSSYTPYDSMQAVGDCSLGDAVMAPAVFEEASAMTEINDDLITEDPQLYLDVDEMNRQFMETSEELYDALMNCHWQPLDTVTSDIPSAI, from the exons ATGGCAAGCCAG GACTTGAtggcaaaaaaaagagaatgtcTCCAGGCCTACAGCTGGTGGAGAACACCGCAGAAGAAAcggaagaaaaagaacaaaataaaaccaggaagAATAGAGTTTGTCCCTAGTAGTACTAACACAACCAG ACCAGATTATTCAATATTTGTTGGGGAGCTGACTCCAGAAGTAGATGATTTTCAGCTCTATGACTATTTCCTAAAGAGGTACCCTTCATGTATTGACTGCAAAATAGCAACAGACCTGCTGGGATATTCCAG AGGGTATGCCTTTGTCAGATTTGGTGAGCAAGGTGATCAGATGAGGGCACTGCAAGACTGCCAGAATGCACCGGGTCTGGGGGGAAAACGAATCCGGCTGAGCATAGGAATTTCTAAAAG ACTGAAAGCAGAATTCCAGCGGTACCAGTCATACAACTATAATGATTATTATCAAGATTATCAGAACTACTATTCACAGTGGAATTACGATCCTTATGCTGACTACAACTACAGCTCCTATACTCCCTATGATAGCATGCAAGCTGTTGGAGACTGCTCTTTAGGAGATGCTGTTATGGCTCCAGCTGTTTTTGAG gaagctTCAGCTATGACTGAAATCAATGATGACCTAATAACTGAAG atcCACAGCTGTACTTGGATGTTGATGAAATGAACAGACAATTTATGGAGACAAGTGAAGAACTCTATGATGCCCTCATGAATTGTCACTGGCAGCCTCTGGATACGGTCACTTCTGACATCCCCTCTGCTATTTAA